In a genomic window of Glycine max cultivar Williams 82 chromosome 13, Glycine_max_v4.0, whole genome shotgun sequence:
- the LOC100306372 gene encoding DTW domain-containing protein, with amino-acid sequence MSINMVSSVPWTKSFFPLWFWNKTRVLLTHHYRYHHRHSPLSDTDMTEEGVVVSLQEWQGWGTTSPLPTMVSQIVEDLKVLEEDLDAHMNFGGNGGKLQGNFRVQEDKKHRATYQALGDSEKKLQFYSARQIACRILGSRGYLCQKCWLPMEDCMCSKVTSCSLYPGIRFWLYMHPKDFLRQNNTGKILWQVFGVDAATLCLFGIPEHEEIMWNSLKMAGKSNVWCLYPNKNAVLKSVQNVFGEESVARDEVAPSKLKVDTTQHFILIDGTWSNSAAMFRRLQDKAKSVWGDEDLSCISLNPGASAMHKLRPQPSWDRTCTAAAAAGLLSELQLLPQFSSVELEKQAEAVEHALTVLLDALTNRRLRMGRSITRKMRHTNIQ; translated from the exons ATGAGCATAAACATGGTATCATCGGTTCCTTGGACAAAGTCCTTCTTCCCGTTGTGGTTCTGGAACAAAACCCGCGTTCTACTCACACACCATTACCGTTACCATCACCGTCATTCGCCACTCTCTGACACAGACATGACCGAAGAAGGGGTTGTTGTCTCGTTGCAGGAATGGCAGGGTTGGGGCACCACCTCCCCACTCCCCACCATGGTTTCCCAAATCGTTGAGGATTTGAAGGTTCTGGAAGAAGATTTGGATGCCCACATGAATTTTGGAGGCAATGGTGGAAAATTACAG GGGAATTTTAGAGTACAAGAAGATAAGAAGCACCGTGCCACGTATCAGGCTTTGGGTGATTCAGAAAAGAAGCTCCAGTTTTATTCGGCTAGACAGATTGCTTGTCGCATACTAGGTAGCAGGGGTTACCTTTGTCAAAAG TGTTGGCTTCCCATGGAGGATTGTATGTGTTCAAAAGTCACATCCTGTTCGCTCTACCCTGGAATCAGATTTTGGCTGTATATGCATCCAAAG GATTTCTTGAGACAGAACAACACTGGAAAGATTTTGTGGCAGGTGTTTGGGGTTGATGCGGCGACTTTGTGCCTTTTTGGTATTCCTGAACATGAGGAAATCATGTGGAATTCCCTTAAAATGGCAG GAAAAAGTAACGTGTGGTGCCTTTATCCCAACAAGAATGCAGTTTTAAAGTCAGTTCAAAATGTGTTTGGTGAGGAATCAGTTGCAAGGGATGAAGTTGCACCGTCCAAG TTAAAAGTAGATACAACCCagcattttattttgattgatggGACATGGAGCAATTCAGCAGCAATGTTTAGGCGCCTTCAG GATAAAGCAAAGTCAGTTTGGGGAGATGAGGACCTTTCCTGTATATCCCTAAATCCTGGTGCTTCTGCTATGCATAAACTTAG GCCACAGCCATCTTGGGATCGTACATGTACAGCGGCAGCAGCTGCTGGTCTGCTCTCAGAGCTCCAGCTTCTTCCACAGTTTAGCTCTGTTGAATTGGAAAAACAGGCAGAAGCAGTAGAACATGCTTTAACAGTCCTATTAGATGCCCTCACAAATAGACGTCTTCGCATGGGAAGATCCATAACACGAAAAATGAGGCATACCAACATCCAATAA
- the LOC100306372 gene encoding DTW domain-containing protein isoform X3: MSINMVSSVPWTKSFFPLWFWNKTRVLLTHHYRYHHRHSPLSDTDMTEEGVVVSLQEWQGWGTTSPLPTMVSQIVEDLKVLEEDLDAHMNFGGNGGKLQGNFRVQEDKKHRATYQALGDSEKKLQFYSARQIACRILGSRGYLCQKCWLPMEDCMCSKVTSCSLYPGIRFWLYMHPKDFLRQNNTGKILWQVFGVDAATLCLFGIPEHEEIMWNSLKMAGKSNVWCLYPNKNAVLKSVQNVFGEESVARDEVAPSKQLKVDTTQHFILIDGTWSNSAAMFRRLQDKAKSVWGDEDLSCISLNPGASAMHKLRPQPSWDRTCTAAAAAGLLSELQLLPQFSSVELEKQAEAVEHALTVLLDALTNRRLRMGRSITRKMRHTNIQ; the protein is encoded by the exons ATGAGCATAAACATGGTATCATCGGTTCCTTGGACAAAGTCCTTCTTCCCGTTGTGGTTCTGGAACAAAACCCGCGTTCTACTCACACACCATTACCGTTACCATCACCGTCATTCGCCACTCTCTGACACAGACATGACCGAAGAAGGGGTTGTTGTCTCGTTGCAGGAATGGCAGGGTTGGGGCACCACCTCCCCACTCCCCACCATGGTTTCCCAAATCGTTGAGGATTTGAAGGTTCTGGAAGAAGATTTGGATGCCCACATGAATTTTGGAGGCAATGGTGGAAAATTACAG GGGAATTTTAGAGTACAAGAAGATAAGAAGCACCGTGCCACGTATCAGGCTTTGGGTGATTCAGAAAAGAAGCTCCAGTTTTATTCGGCTAGACAGATTGCTTGTCGCATACTAGGTAGCAGGGGTTACCTTTGTCAAAAG TGTTGGCTTCCCATGGAGGATTGTATGTGTTCAAAAGTCACATCCTGTTCGCTCTACCCTGGAATCAGATTTTGGCTGTATATGCATCCAAAG GATTTCTTGAGACAGAACAACACTGGAAAGATTTTGTGGCAGGTGTTTGGGGTTGATGCGGCGACTTTGTGCCTTTTTGGTATTCCTGAACATGAGGAAATCATGTGGAATTCCCTTAAAATGGCAG GAAAAAGTAACGTGTGGTGCCTTTATCCCAACAAGAATGCAGTTTTAAAGTCAGTTCAAAATGTGTTTGGTGAGGAATCAGTTGCAAGGGATGAAGTTGCACCGTCCAAG CAGTTAAAAGTAGATACAACCCagcattttattttgattgatggGACATGGAGCAATTCAGCAGCAATGTTTAGGCGCCTTCAG GATAAAGCAAAGTCAGTTTGGGGAGATGAGGACCTTTCCTGTATATCCCTAAATCCTGGTGCTTCTGCTATGCATAAACTTAG GCCACAGCCATCTTGGGATCGTACATGTACAGCGGCAGCAGCTGCTGGTCTGCTCTCAGAGCTCCAGCTTCTTCCACAGTTTAGCTCTGTTGAATTGGAAAAACAGGCAGAAGCAGTAGAACATGCTTTAACAGTCCTATTAGATGCCCTCACAAATAGACGTCTTCGCATGGGAAGATCCATAACACGAAAAATGAGGCATACCAACATCCAATAA
- the LOC100807746 gene encoding uncharacterized protein: MAGKLELGPPKSDISNPKEQAARKILKIVRSQGHPYVELRENGKKFIYFCTLCLAPCYSDDVLFDHLKGNLHRERLSAAKVTLLGPKPWPFNDGLVFFDTSTESDKELEVADSYRNRLLKFNDDDSSLAIVKFGEGVQSNAKPCSIEGMQDDECALVIPNLLIGDEIFDLKVKEVGLGKIAARFLEKCHALNGIKRIWCEWLGKESNGERDGVEVLEHDFAVVIFAYNYDLGRSGLLDDVKTLLPVSAGQKGKTSLSDSDDVSDFLCNQYDSSAEESSDSNNSSSRLTLDQFNNHLCTRFISSKALRKELRRKQRLAAEKVCNICQQKMLPGKDVAALLNLKTRRVACSSRNRTGAFHVFHTSCLIHWIILCEFEIIINHLVRPNIRRVVKRKVASDGDKMGKEKDIGKHIRTVFCPECQGTGMIIDGDGVEQPEFSLSQMFKFKIKACDARRDWIKSPEVLQNCSTGFHFPSQSEEIFEEKVEPINLLHFYRADDQSGA; this comes from the exons ATGGCTGGAAAGTTGGAATTGGGGCCTCCGAAGTCCGATATTTCCAATCCGAAGGAACAAGCAGCGAGGAAGATACTGAAAATTGTTAGATCTCAAGGACATCCGTATGTTGAGTTGCGCGAGAACgggaaaaaattcatttatttctgCACTTTGTGTCTTGCGCCGTGTTACAGTGATGATGTTCTGTTTGATCACTTGAAAGGTAATCTTCACAGGGAGAGACTATCTGCTGCTAAGGTTACTCTGCTTGGACCAAAACCGTGGCCTTTCAACGATGgtcttgttttctttgatacTTCAACTGAAAGTGATAAAGAGTTGGAAGTTGCAGATAGTTACCGAAACAGGTTGTTGAAGTTTAACGACGATGACAGCAGTCTTGCGATTGTGAAGTTTGGTGAAGGGGTTCAGTCAAATGCTAAACCATGTTCGATTGAGGGTATGCAAGATGATGAGTGTGCATTAGTGATTCCTAATTTGCTGATTGGAGATGAAATATTTGATCTAAAAGTTAAAGAAGTTGGCTTGGGGAAGATTGCCGCAAGATTCCTTGAGAAGTGTCATGCTTTGAATGGGATTAAAAGAATATGGTGTGAATGGTTAGGCAAAGAAAGTAATGGTGAACGAGATGGTGTTGAGGTTCTAGAGCATGATTTTGCAGTTGTGATTTTTGCTTATAATTATGATCTGGGTCGGTCTGGTTTGCTTGATGATGTCAAGACATTGCTCCCTGTTTCTGCTGGCCAAAAGGGAAAGACTTCATTGTCTGACTCTGATGATGTTAGCGATTTTTTATGCAATCAGTATGATTCATCTGCAGAAGAGTCTTCTGATTCAAACAACTCCAGCTCACGATTGACACTAGATCAATTCAACAATCATCTTTGCACAAGGTTCATTTCAAGCAAGGCTTTGAGGAAAGAATTGAGACGGAAACAGCGGCTGGCAGCAGAGAAAGTGTGTAACATCTGTCAACAAAAAATGCTTCCTGGTAAAGATGTAGCAGctcttttgaatttgaagaCTAGAAGAGTAGCATGCAGCAGTCGGAATAGAACTGGG GCATTTCACGTGTTCCATACATCATGTCTTATACACTGGATAATCTTGTGTGAATTTGAGATAATCATAAATCATTTAGTCCGTCCAAATATTAGACGAGTAGTGAAGAGAAAGGTTGCGTCAGATGGCGACAAaatgggaaaagaaaaagatataggAAAACATATAAGAACTGTATTCTGCCCAGAGTGCCAAGGTACTGGTATGATCATTGATGGAGATGGGGTGGAGCAGCCAGAATTTTCTTTGTCGCAG atgttcaaattcaaaataaaggcATGTGATGCACGCAGAGATTGGATCAAGAGTCCTGAAGTTTTGCAGAATTGCTCAACTGGGTTTCACTTCCCTTCACAATCTGAAGAGATATTTGAG GAAAAAGTGGAACCCATAAATTTACTGCATTTTTATCGTGCTGATGATCAGAGTGGGGCATAA
- the LOC100807217 gene encoding pentatricopeptide repeat-containing protein At2g20710, mitochondrial: protein MMLELYAKKGKYEKLDRLMQEMKEKDICNASTYTIRLNAYVVVTDIKGMEKLLMQMEADPVATVDWYTYMTAANGYRRVHNFEKVAEMLKKSEHLARGNTRRLAFESIQTMYAIIGNKDEVYRLWNMCTSLKKPNNSSYIRMLSSLAKLDEIDGAEKILEEWESKYANFDVRIPNLMISAYCKWGQFDKAEAYIRRLLDGGKQLDGRTWDRLACGYKAGNDMEKAVQAMKKAVSKNLGGRRPDPFTLVACVKYLKEKGDLDLALEILKLCIENSHISVTSYDGLSSYVHSETPDTGPLDLIKGDYQMFENENTQLLDGEN, encoded by the coding sequence ATGATGTTGGAACTCTATGCTAAGAAGGGTAAATACGAGAAATTGGATAGGTTGATGCaagaaatgaaagagaaagatatCTGCAATGCTAGTACATACACGATTCGGTTAAATGCATATGTGGTCGTCACAGACATAAAGGGGATGGAGAAGTTACTTATGCAAATGGAAGCTGATCCCGTGGCAACTGTGGACTGGTATACATACATGACTGCAGCTAATGGTTATCGGAGAGTTCACAATTTTGAGAAGGTCGCGGAAATGTTAAAGAAATCTGAGCATTTAGCCAGAGGCAATACTAGGAGGCTTGCTTTTGAATCTATTCAAACTATGTATGCTATTATTGGGAATAAGGATGAGGTTTATCGACTTTGGAATATGTGCACAAGTCTTAAGAAACCCAACAACTCAAGTTACATACGTATGTTAAGCTCATTAGCGAAGCTGGATGAAATCGATGGGGCTGAAAAGATTTTGGAAGAATGGGAATCCAAATATGCAAATTTTGATGTCAGAATTCCAAATTTGATGATCAGTGCTTATTGTAAATGGGGTCAGTTTGATAAGGCTGAGGCCTATATCAGGAGGCTTTTGGATGGTGGCAAGCAATTAGATGGAAGAACATGGGACCGATTGGCATGTGGCTATAAAGCAGGTAATGATATGGAGAAAGCAGTTCAGGCAATGAAGAAAGCAGTCTCGAAAAATCTAGGAGGAAGGAGGCCAGACCCCTTTACTCTGGTTGCGTGTGTTAAATACCTGAAAGAAAAAGGAGACTTGGATTTAGCCCTTGAGATTCTTAAGTTATGCATAGAGAACAGCCATATCTCAGTCACTTCCTATGATGGACTGTCAAGTTATGTGCATAGTGAAACCCCGGATACAGGACCCCTTGATCTTATCAAAGGAGATTATCAAatgtttgaaaatgaaaacactcAACTTCTTGATGGGGAGAACTAA
- the LOC100785491 gene encoding E3 ubiquitin-protein ligase RMA1H1-like isoform X1, with translation MALDQYFDEAVPQLDSLEDKSSLETWKCGSDDIADSDRNASGGFDCNICLECVQDPVVTLCGHLYCWPCIYKWLNLQTASSENEEEKQQCPVCKSEISQSSLVPLYGRGQTVLPSKGKGHQVGVVIPRRPLGPTLDSATVSPPISHVYHRHYPNHPQQFNSIPGSYTSMFNTGGSLANAFDTTYGVFGEMIYARVFGNQMTNTYTYPNSYDLSRNSNPRIRRHLMQVDRSLNRITFFLLCCIVLCLLLF, from the coding sequence ATGGCCTTAGACCAGTATTTTGATGAGGCTGTGCCCCAGTTGGATTCCTTGGAAGATAAATCGTCTCTCGAAACATGGAAATGTGGCAGTGACGATATTGCAGATTCGGATAGAAATGCCTCTGGTGGCTTTGATTGCAACATATGCCTGGAGTGTGTGCAAGATCCAGTGGTCACTCTTTGTGGCCATCTCTACTGCTGGCCCTGTATTTACAAATGGCTTAATTTACAAACTGCCtcttctgaaaatgaagaagagaagCAACAATGTCCAGTCTGCAAATCAGAAATCTCACAGTCGTCCCTTGTTCCACTATACGGCCGCGGCCAAACCGTGTTACCATCTAAAGGCAAAGGCCACCAAGTAGGGGTTGTCATACCAAGAAGACCCCTTGGTCCTACACTTGATTCCGCAACTGTTTCCCCACCTATTTCTCACGTTTATCATCGCCATTATCCGAATCATCCTCAACAATTCAACTCAATTCCTGGCAGTTACACTTCAATGTTCAACACAGGTGGTTCACTAGCAAATGCTTTTGATACAACATATGGAGTCTTTGGTGAGATGATATATGCAAGGGTCTTTGGGAACCAGATGACTAACACATATACATACCCGAATTCTTATGATCTTTCAAGGAACAGTAATCCGAGGATCAGAAGGCATTTAATGCAAGTTGATAGATCACTCAATAGAATCACTTTTTTCCTCCTTTGTTGCATTGTTTTGTGCCTTCTCTTATTCTGA
- the LOC100306372 gene encoding DTW domain-containing protein isoform X1, whose product MSINMVSSVPWTKSFFPLWFWNKTRVLLTHHYRYHHRHSPLSDTDMTEEGVVVSLQEWQGWGTTSPLPTMVSQIVEDLKVLEEDLDAHMNFGGNGGKLQVSEGNFRVQEDKKHRATYQALGDSEKKLQFYSARQIACRILGSRGYLCQKCWLPMEDCMCSKVTSCSLYPGIRFWLYMHPKDFLRQNNTGKILWQVFGVDAATLCLFGIPEHEEIMWNSLKMAGKSNVWCLYPNKNAVLKSVQNVFGEESVARDEVAPSKQLKVDTTQHFILIDGTWSNSAAMFRRLQDKAKSVWGDEDLSCISLNPGASAMHKLRPQPSWDRTCTAAAAAGLLSELQLLPQFSSVELEKQAEAVEHALTVLLDALTNRRLRMGRSITRKMRHTNIQ is encoded by the exons ATGAGCATAAACATGGTATCATCGGTTCCTTGGACAAAGTCCTTCTTCCCGTTGTGGTTCTGGAACAAAACCCGCGTTCTACTCACACACCATTACCGTTACCATCACCGTCATTCGCCACTCTCTGACACAGACATGACCGAAGAAGGGGTTGTTGTCTCGTTGCAGGAATGGCAGGGTTGGGGCACCACCTCCCCACTCCCCACCATGGTTTCCCAAATCGTTGAGGATTTGAAGGTTCTGGAAGAAGATTTGGATGCCCACATGAATTTTGGAGGCAATGGTGGAAAATTACAGGTAAGTGAG GGGAATTTTAGAGTACAAGAAGATAAGAAGCACCGTGCCACGTATCAGGCTTTGGGTGATTCAGAAAAGAAGCTCCAGTTTTATTCGGCTAGACAGATTGCTTGTCGCATACTAGGTAGCAGGGGTTACCTTTGTCAAAAG TGTTGGCTTCCCATGGAGGATTGTATGTGTTCAAAAGTCACATCCTGTTCGCTCTACCCTGGAATCAGATTTTGGCTGTATATGCATCCAAAG GATTTCTTGAGACAGAACAACACTGGAAAGATTTTGTGGCAGGTGTTTGGGGTTGATGCGGCGACTTTGTGCCTTTTTGGTATTCCTGAACATGAGGAAATCATGTGGAATTCCCTTAAAATGGCAG GAAAAAGTAACGTGTGGTGCCTTTATCCCAACAAGAATGCAGTTTTAAAGTCAGTTCAAAATGTGTTTGGTGAGGAATCAGTTGCAAGGGATGAAGTTGCACCGTCCAAG CAGTTAAAAGTAGATACAACCCagcattttattttgattgatggGACATGGAGCAATTCAGCAGCAATGTTTAGGCGCCTTCAG GATAAAGCAAAGTCAGTTTGGGGAGATGAGGACCTTTCCTGTATATCCCTAAATCCTGGTGCTTCTGCTATGCATAAACTTAG GCCACAGCCATCTTGGGATCGTACATGTACAGCGGCAGCAGCTGCTGGTCTGCTCTCAGAGCTCCAGCTTCTTCCACAGTTTAGCTCTGTTGAATTGGAAAAACAGGCAGAAGCAGTAGAACATGCTTTAACAGTCCTATTAGATGCCCTCACAAATAGACGTCTTCGCATGGGAAGATCCATAACACGAAAAATGAGGCATACCAACATCCAATAA
- the LOC100306372 gene encoding DTW domain-containing protein isoform X2 — protein sequence MSINMVSSVPWTKSFFPLWFWNKTRVLLTHHYRYHHRHSPLSDTDMTEEGVVVSLQEWQGWGTTSPLPTMVSQIVEDLKVLEEDLDAHMNFGGNGGKLQVSEGNFRVQEDKKHRATYQALGDSEKKLQFYSARQIACRILGSRGYLCQKCWLPMEDCMCSKVTSCSLYPGIRFWLYMHPKDFLRQNNTGKILWQVFGVDAATLCLFGIPEHEEIMWNSLKMAGKSNVWCLYPNKNAVLKSVQNVFGEESVARDEVAPSKLKVDTTQHFILIDGTWSNSAAMFRRLQDKAKSVWGDEDLSCISLNPGASAMHKLRPQPSWDRTCTAAAAAGLLSELQLLPQFSSVELEKQAEAVEHALTVLLDALTNRRLRMGRSITRKMRHTNIQ from the exons ATGAGCATAAACATGGTATCATCGGTTCCTTGGACAAAGTCCTTCTTCCCGTTGTGGTTCTGGAACAAAACCCGCGTTCTACTCACACACCATTACCGTTACCATCACCGTCATTCGCCACTCTCTGACACAGACATGACCGAAGAAGGGGTTGTTGTCTCGTTGCAGGAATGGCAGGGTTGGGGCACCACCTCCCCACTCCCCACCATGGTTTCCCAAATCGTTGAGGATTTGAAGGTTCTGGAAGAAGATTTGGATGCCCACATGAATTTTGGAGGCAATGGTGGAAAATTACAGGTAAGTGAG GGGAATTTTAGAGTACAAGAAGATAAGAAGCACCGTGCCACGTATCAGGCTTTGGGTGATTCAGAAAAGAAGCTCCAGTTTTATTCGGCTAGACAGATTGCTTGTCGCATACTAGGTAGCAGGGGTTACCTTTGTCAAAAG TGTTGGCTTCCCATGGAGGATTGTATGTGTTCAAAAGTCACATCCTGTTCGCTCTACCCTGGAATCAGATTTTGGCTGTATATGCATCCAAAG GATTTCTTGAGACAGAACAACACTGGAAAGATTTTGTGGCAGGTGTTTGGGGTTGATGCGGCGACTTTGTGCCTTTTTGGTATTCCTGAACATGAGGAAATCATGTGGAATTCCCTTAAAATGGCAG GAAAAAGTAACGTGTGGTGCCTTTATCCCAACAAGAATGCAGTTTTAAAGTCAGTTCAAAATGTGTTTGGTGAGGAATCAGTTGCAAGGGATGAAGTTGCACCGTCCAAG TTAAAAGTAGATACAACCCagcattttattttgattgatggGACATGGAGCAATTCAGCAGCAATGTTTAGGCGCCTTCAG GATAAAGCAAAGTCAGTTTGGGGAGATGAGGACCTTTCCTGTATATCCCTAAATCCTGGTGCTTCTGCTATGCATAAACTTAG GCCACAGCCATCTTGGGATCGTACATGTACAGCGGCAGCAGCTGCTGGTCTGCTCTCAGAGCTCCAGCTTCTTCCACAGTTTAGCTCTGTTGAATTGGAAAAACAGGCAGAAGCAGTAGAACATGCTTTAACAGTCCTATTAGATGCCCTCACAAATAGACGTCTTCGCATGGGAAGATCCATAACACGAAAAATGAGGCATACCAACATCCAATAA